From one [Ruminococcus] lactaris ATCC 29176 genomic stretch:
- the addA gene encoding helicase-exonuclease AddAB subunit AddA translates to MAVKWTKEQRQVIDLRDRNILVSAAAGSGKTAVLVERIISRITDEKNPVDVDKLLVVTYTEAAAAEMKERIAAAIEKKLEEFPGNLNLEQQASLIHSAMITTVHKFCLSVIRDHFHVIGIDPSFRVGEEGELRLLKQDVLDEMLEEHYAKDEEEFREFVEKYGTGRTDKKIEELILQLYEYSRSYPDPRQWLISCAEDYEIDREHLEDSRMVHTVEERVRQQLGDLYGLVRQAMEICQLPAGPYMYAEALESDEKELKKLERADSYEKMSEVLMDFNWKKLSGKKDETVDAELRKSVQAVRKQLKALIDGIQKSYFYATADEWVADMQDSAQAMRTLTGLVQEFADRFDEKKRRRNMIDFSDMEQFALAILTRNTEGKIVPSAVAEEYQERFAEVMVDEYQDSNLVQETILTSVSGMSKGRNNMFMVGDVKQSIYRFRLSRPELFMEKYDTYSVESSPCQRIDLHKNFRSRKEVLDSTNYLFEKLMFREFGGIEYDENAALYAGAEFPPIPEDAVFTDKTEVLIFNQQDMKARDAKEAEARMIARRIREMMGSGYIYDKGSDSFRKIQYKDIVILTRSIQGWAESFSAVLAEEGIPAYSVSREGYFETYEISVLLDYLRILDNARQDLPLTAVLTSPFVGLDAEELAQIRLAYPNLPFYESVWLCGEEKTEETGADGSGETGEKEKKEKKKSDAEAENRSGEISEAVREKLAEFTRQVRYFRSILSYTPIHDLLAKILEETGYRTFIAAMPGGEQRIANVEMLIEKACAFEGTSYKGLFNFVRYIEQLKKYNVDYGEAGIMDEQADTVRLMSIHKSKGLEFPIVFVAGMGKSFNMQDQRGSIVIHPDWGIGIDAVDLEQRTKNPTFLKRMIQEKTKLENLSEELRVLYVGMTRAKEKMILTGTAKLGEEELLALEMMEDIIKREEKQNSWKADEKDSLALYQMEGAKTCFDWILPALMRDWKKAEKWIQVRLVTREELSYGAATAGQAEVLAREVLEHWDTEKSYMPEWKELLSEQMNYTYPYLQEEQMKLKFTVSELKKRIYAGEQMREMQEDGGEELYQEPEIVPLVPGFMQDQKEGLTGASRGTAYHKLMELLDFTRQYTEAALKNAVHDFEKKKKMTLEMAACIRISDILLFLESSSGKRMSAAAGKGKLWREQPFVLGVDADQVYPGFSGEPGSQEKEVILVQGIIDAYFEEEDGIVVLDYKTDKVKSAEQLKERYHAQLEYYAQALEGLLEKPVKEKIIYSFTLREEIRL, encoded by the coding sequence ATGGCAGTGAAATGGACAAAAGAACAGCGGCAGGTTATTGATCTGCGTGACAGAAATATTCTGGTTTCGGCTGCTGCCGGTTCAGGAAAGACAGCAGTACTCGTTGAGAGGATCATCTCAAGGATCACGGATGAAAAGAATCCTGTGGATGTGGATAAGCTGCTTGTTGTCACATATACAGAGGCAGCGGCAGCCGAAATGAAAGAAAGGATCGCGGCAGCGATTGAAAAAAAACTGGAAGAATTTCCGGGAAATCTGAATCTAGAGCAGCAGGCATCGTTAATACATAGTGCGATGATCACTACGGTGCATAAATTCTGTCTGTCGGTAATCCGGGATCATTTCCATGTGATCGGAATCGATCCGTCATTCCGTGTGGGAGAAGAAGGGGAGCTACGTCTGCTTAAACAGGATGTACTGGATGAAATGCTGGAAGAACATTATGCAAAAGATGAGGAAGAGTTCCGGGAATTTGTGGAAAAATATGGAACAGGCAGAACGGATAAAAAGATTGAGGAACTGATTCTTCAGTTGTATGAATACTCAAGAAGTTATCCTGATCCACGTCAGTGGCTGATCTCCTGTGCAGAAGATTATGAAATTGACAGAGAGCATTTGGAAGATTCAAGAATGGTGCATACAGTGGAAGAACGTGTCAGACAGCAACTGGGCGATCTGTATGGACTGGTCAGACAGGCGATGGAAATCTGTCAGCTCCCGGCAGGTCCGTATATGTATGCAGAGGCATTGGAATCAGATGAAAAAGAACTGAAAAAGCTGGAAAGGGCAGACTCTTATGAGAAAATGAGTGAGGTTCTGATGGATTTCAACTGGAAAAAGCTTTCGGGTAAAAAAGATGAGACTGTCGATGCGGAGCTGCGGAAATCCGTCCAGGCTGTCCGGAAGCAGTTGAAAGCTCTGATTGATGGGATTCAGAAATCTTATTTCTATGCAACGGCAGATGAATGGGTTGCAGATATGCAGGATTCCGCTCAGGCAATGAGGACGCTGACCGGACTGGTACAGGAGTTTGCTGACCGGTTTGATGAAAAAAAGCGGCGGAGAAATATGATTGATTTCAGTGATATGGAGCAGTTTGCACTGGCAATCCTGACGAGAAATACAGAGGGGAAAATCGTGCCATCTGCGGTTGCTGAAGAATATCAGGAGCGGTTTGCCGAAGTGATGGTGGATGAGTATCAGGACAGTAATCTGGTGCAGGAAACGATCCTGACGAGTGTGTCAGGGATGAGTAAAGGCAGAAATAATATGTTCATGGTAGGGGATGTAAAGCAGAGCATATACAGATTCCGTCTCTCAAGACCGGAACTTTTTATGGAGAAGTATGATACTTACAGTGTGGAAAGCAGTCCCTGTCAGAGAATTGATCTTCATAAAAATTTCCGAAGCAGGAAGGAAGTACTGGACAGTACAAACTATCTTTTTGAAAAGCTGATGTTCCGGGAATTTGGAGGGATCGAATATGATGAAAATGCGGCTCTGTATGCGGGAGCAGAGTTTCCACCGATACCGGAAGATGCCGTCTTTACGGATAAGACAGAAGTTCTGATCTTTAATCAGCAGGATATGAAGGCAAGAGATGCCAAAGAGGCTGAGGCAAGAATGATCGCACGAAGGATCAGGGAAATGATGGGATCGGGATATATTTATGATAAAGGCAGTGATTCTTTTCGAAAGATACAGTATAAGGATATTGTAATCTTAACGCGGAGTATCCAGGGATGGGCAGAGAGTTTTTCAGCAGTGCTGGCAGAAGAAGGAATCCCGGCATATTCAGTGAGCAGAGAGGGGTATTTTGAAACGTATGAGATCAGCGTCCTTTTAGACTATCTGCGGATTCTGGATAATGCGAGGCAGGATCTTCCACTGACAGCAGTGTTGACTTCACCATTTGTCGGGCTGGATGCGGAAGAACTGGCACAGATCCGGCTGGCATATCCGAATCTGCCATTTTACGAGTCTGTCTGGCTGTGTGGGGAAGAAAAAACGGAAGAAACCGGAGCAGACGGGAGTGGAGAAACCGGAGAAAAAGAAAAGAAAGAAAAGAAAAAATCAGATGCAGAAGCGGAAAACCGCAGCGGAGAGATTTCAGAAGCGGTCAGAGAAAAGCTGGCAGAGTTTACGAGGCAGGTCAGATACTTCAGAAGCATACTTTCCTATACTCCGATCCATGATCTGCTGGCAAAGATCCTTGAAGAGACAGGATACCGGACTTTTATTGCTGCGATGCCGGGAGGAGAGCAGCGGATTGCAAATGTGGAGATGCTGATTGAAAAGGCGTGTGCATTTGAGGGGACAAGTTATAAAGGACTTTTTAATTTTGTCAGATATATTGAGCAGTTGAAAAAATATAATGTTGATTATGGAGAAGCCGGAATTATGGATGAACAGGCAGATACGGTACGCCTGATGAGTATCCATAAAAGTAAAGGACTGGAATTTCCAATTGTATTTGTAGCGGGAATGGGAAAAAGTTTTAATATGCAGGATCAGAGGGGAAGTATTGTGATCCATCCGGACTGGGGAATTGGAATTGATGCAGTTGATCTGGAACAGAGAACGAAAAATCCAACTTTTCTGAAAAGAATGATACAGGAAAAAACAAAGCTGGAGAATCTTTCGGAAGAACTGAGAGTTCTTTATGTTGGCATGACCAGGGCAAAAGAGAAGATGATCCTGACCGGTACAGCGAAGCTTGGGGAAGAAGAACTTCTGGCATTGGAAATGATGGAAGATATAATAAAAAGAGAAGAAAAGCAGAATAGCTGGAAAGCAGATGAAAAAGATTCGCTTGCACTGTATCAGATGGAAGGGGCAAAGACCTGCTTTGACTGGATCTTACCGGCACTGATGAGAGATTGGAAAAAGGCAGAAAAATGGATACAGGTGCGGCTTGTTACAAGAGAAGAATTATCCTATGGGGCAGCAACAGCAGGTCAGGCAGAAGTACTGGCGAGAGAAGTGCTGGAACACTGGGATACAGAAAAGTCGTATATGCCGGAATGGAAAGAGCTTCTGTCAGAACAGATGAATTATACTTATCCTTATTTACAGGAAGAGCAGATGAAATTGAAATTTACAGTCTCAGAACTGAAAAAGAGAATTTACGCAGGAGAACAGATGCGTGAAATGCAGGAAGACGGTGGCGAGGAACTGTATCAGGAACCGGAAATTGTTCCGTTAGTACCGGGATTTATGCAGGATCAAAAAGAAGGCCTGACCGGGGCGTCCAGAGGAACTGCTTATCATAAGCTTATGGAATTATTAGATTTTACCAGGCAATATACGGAAGCTGCTTTGAAAAATGCAGTGCATGATTTTGAAAAGAAGAAAAAGATGACTTTGGAGATGGCAGCCTGTATCCGCATATCTGATATTTTATTATTCCTGGAAAGCAGCAGTGGAAAAAGAATGTCAGCGGCAGCCGGAAAAGGGAAGTTATGGAGAGAGCAGCCTTTTGTACTGGGGGTGGATGCAGATCAGGTCTATCCGGGATTTTCCGGTGAGCCAGGAAGTCAGGAAAAGGAAGTGATTCTTGTTCAGGGAATTATAGATGCTTACTTTGAAGAGGAAGACGGGATTGTAGTACTGGATTATAAGACGGACAAGGTGAAGAGTGCAGAGCAGTTGAAAGAACGTTATCATGCACAGTTGGAATATTATGCACAGGCATTGGAGGGGCTTCTTGAAAAACCGGTGAAAGAAAAGATTATCTATTCATTTACGCTAAGAGAGGAGATCAGGTTATGA
- a CDS encoding PD-(D/E)XK nuclease family protein, with protein MSLQFILGNSGSGKSHYLYQQIVNESMEHPEKNYLVLVPEQFTMQTQRDLCAAHPRGGIMNIDALSFMRLAYRVFEEVGREEQPVLDDEGKNLVIRRIAGKLEDDLKVLKGNLKKQGYISEVKSVISEFVQYGVDFDKLDDFMEGLSQESYLYYKLQDIRKVYEGFEEYLRDRYITKEEMLDVLARAVCDSELLKGSVIALDGFTGFTPVQIRLISELLKVSEKVIVTVEIDRREDPFIYRHPYQLFALSKQMVTSLVKTAQDAGAEVEESVCLYEKVPYRFRENPEMAFLESELFRYSRRQYKKKKEESETCSGAISLHETKNPREEARYVAESIRKLVREKDYRYRDIAVIAADLNLYADALEKACELFEIPVFMDHKKSILLNSFVEYLRSLLAMAEQNFTYESVFRHLRTGLCGFTDEEIDRLENYCLALDIKGYKKWQQAWVRRTPSTGEKELEELNHLRVIFVEKTMGLIQVLKQKKKTVRDVTQAVYEYLVQEKLQQKITQLEKKFQDRGELALAKEYAQVYRIVMELFDKFVSLLGEEEIALKDYCELLDAGLEEAKVGVIPPSLDQVMIGDVERTRIKNIKALFFVGANDTLLPGNTGVGGLLSECDREQFQKKEISLSPGAKEKIYIQKFYLYLNLTKPTKFLFLSWAKASGEGKSLRPSYLIQELMRLFPDLKPVDEEEKSWQQCEMTRRTGILRLAEGLREKEQGLDAQWKELYTWFAGDEKSRSVVEKLLRAGFYKKEAGMLGSQMAEKLYLDPERVSVTRLEKFASCAYAHFLSYGLRLSDRETYGFEAMDLGNIAHQALERFARKAEEEKLDWVTMPEERRTELIDESVESSVLDYGNTVLFSSARNEYMIYRIKRLIRRSVWALTRQMEQGDFKPAGYEFKFGSGKIDRIDTCEDENRVYVKVTDYKTGRKVFDITSFYHGLQLQLPVYLNAALEAEGKRYPGKEIVPAGIFYYRIQDPIVAREKTDEKTEESILKELKLDGLVNGEEEVIEHLEANLTGSSLYYPLRRNQNGLLGSASKALPQEKFETVLAYTRSKQKELKAEMYEGEVSALPYLLGEDTGCDFCACKDICGFDQRIEGCEYRQLQKYSLEEAVECMKEKLGIKKSQK; from the coding sequence ATGTCACTACAGTTTATTTTGGGAAATTCAGGAAGTGGAAAATCTCATTATCTTTATCAGCAGATCGTGAATGAATCAATGGAACACCCGGAAAAGAATTATCTGGTTCTTGTACCGGAGCAGTTTACCATGCAGACGCAGAGAGATTTATGTGCGGCACATCCGAGAGGCGGCATCATGAATATTGATGCATTAAGCTTTATGAGACTGGCATATCGCGTATTTGAAGAAGTCGGCAGGGAAGAACAGCCGGTTCTTGATGATGAGGGGAAGAATCTTGTGATCCGGAGGATTGCGGGGAAGCTCGAGGATGACCTGAAAGTATTGAAAGGAAATCTGAAAAAGCAGGGATATATTAGTGAAGTAAAGTCTGTTATCTCAGAATTTGTACAGTATGGTGTTGATTTTGACAAGCTGGATGACTTTATGGAGGGACTCAGTCAGGAAAGTTATCTTTATTATAAATTGCAGGATATCCGTAAAGTATATGAAGGATTTGAAGAGTATCTGCGGGATCGTTATATTACCAAAGAAGAGATGTTGGATGTACTGGCGAGAGCGGTATGTGACTCAGAACTTCTTAAGGGGAGCGTGATCGCACTGGATGGATTTACGGGATTTACTCCGGTTCAGATCCGGCTGATCTCAGAACTTTTAAAAGTCAGTGAAAAGGTGATAGTTACGGTTGAAATTGACCGCAGGGAAGATCCTTTTATTTATCGGCATCCTTACCAGCTTTTTGCGTTGAGCAAGCAGATGGTTACATCTCTTGTAAAGACTGCACAGGATGCAGGGGCAGAGGTTGAAGAATCGGTCTGCCTGTATGAAAAAGTGCCATACCGGTTCAGAGAAAATCCTGAGATGGCATTTTTAGAATCGGAACTTTTCCGTTATTCAAGGAGACAGTATAAAAAGAAAAAAGAAGAATCGGAAACCTGCAGCGGAGCAATTTCGCTTCATGAGACGAAAAATCCGAGAGAAGAAGCCAGGTATGTGGCAGAATCAATCCGAAAGCTGGTGCGTGAAAAAGACTACAGATATCGGGATATTGCGGTTATAGCTGCGGATCTGAACCTGTATGCGGATGCATTGGAGAAAGCGTGTGAATTATTTGAAATTCCGGTTTTTATGGATCATAAAAAAAGTATTTTGCTCAATTCATTTGTAGAATATCTGCGGAGCCTGCTGGCGATGGCAGAACAGAATTTTACCTACGAAAGTGTATTCAGGCATTTGAGGACCGGATTGTGCGGTTTTACGGATGAAGAGATTGACCGATTGGAAAATTATTGTCTGGCACTGGATATTAAAGGGTATAAAAAATGGCAGCAGGCGTGGGTCAGAAGAACTCCGTCAACCGGAGAAAAAGAACTGGAAGAACTGAATCATCTGAGAGTGATCTTTGTAGAAAAGACGATGGGACTGATACAGGTTCTGAAGCAGAAGAAAAAGACTGTCAGAGATGTGACGCAGGCAGTATATGAATATCTTGTTCAGGAAAAGCTGCAACAGAAAATTACACAGTTGGAGAAAAAATTTCAGGACCGGGGAGAACTGGCACTGGCGAAAGAGTATGCACAGGTATACAGGATCGTTATGGAATTATTTGATAAATTTGTAAGTCTGCTGGGTGAAGAAGAAATCGCTCTGAAAGATTACTGTGAATTACTGGATGCAGGACTGGAAGAGGCGAAGGTAGGAGTCATTCCGCCAAGTCTTGATCAGGTTATGATCGGAGATGTAGAACGTACAAGGATCAAGAATATCAAAGCTTTATTCTTTGTAGGGGCAAATGATACACTTTTACCGGGAAATACAGGAGTGGGCGGATTGTTGTCTGAATGTGACCGGGAGCAGTTTCAGAAGAAAGAAATCTCACTTTCTCCGGGAGCAAAAGAAAAGATTTATATTCAGAAATTTTATTTGTATTTAAATCTTACCAAGCCGACAAAATTTCTCTTTTTATCCTGGGCAAAAGCGTCAGGAGAGGGAAAATCTCTCCGACCGTCGTATCTGATCCAGGAGTTGATGCGGTTGTTCCCGGATTTAAAACCGGTGGATGAGGAAGAAAAGTCATGGCAGCAGTGTGAGATGACAAGAAGGACCGGGATTCTCAGACTGGCGGAAGGGCTGAGAGAAAAAGAACAGGGACTGGATGCACAATGGAAAGAACTTTATACATGGTTTGCAGGCGATGAAAAAAGCAGATCCGTGGTTGAAAAGCTGTTGAGAGCAGGATTTTATAAAAAAGAAGCCGGTATGCTGGGAAGTCAGATGGCTGAAAAGCTGTATCTTGATCCTGAACGCGTGAGTGTGACGAGGCTGGAAAAGTTTGCTTCCTGTGCCTATGCTCATTTCCTGAGTTATGGTTTACGGCTTTCTGACCGGGAAACCTACGGATTTGAGGCGATGGATCTGGGAAATATTGCACATCAGGCATTAGAACGTTTTGCAAGAAAAGCAGAGGAAGAGAAACTGGACTGGGTAACAATGCCGGAGGAACGCAGGACAGAGCTGATAGATGAAAGTGTGGAAAGCAGCGTTCTGGATTATGGAAATACAGTCCTGTTTTCAAGTGCAAGAAATGAATATATGATCTATCGGATCAAGCGTCTGATCCGCCGGTCTGTATGGGCATTGACCCGACAGATGGAGCAGGGAGATTTTAAACCGGCAGGATACGAATTTAAATTCGGAAGTGGTAAGATCGACAGGATTGATACGTGCGAAGATGAGAACCGGGTTTATGTCAAGGTGACAGATTATAAGACGGGAAGAAAGGTCTTTGATATTACTTCTTTCTATCATGGTCTTCAGCTTCAGTTGCCGGTGTATCTGAATGCAGCATTGGAAGCAGAGGGAAAGAGATATCCGGGAAAGGAGATAGTTCCTGCAGGAATTTTTTATTACAGGATACAGGATCCGATCGTGGCAAGAGAAAAGACAGACGAGAAGACGGAAGAAAGTATTTTAAAAGAACTGAAACTGGATGGGCTTGTGAATGGTGAAGAGGAAGTAATTGAACATCTGGAGGCGAATCTGACAGGAAGTTCGTTATATTATCCGCTCCGCAGGAATCAGAATGGATTACTTGGGAGTGCATCAAAAGCTCTTCCACAGGAGAAGTTTGAGACGGTACTTGCTTATACCAGGTCGAAGCAAAAGGAACTGAAAGCGGAGATGTATGAGGGAGAGGTAAGTGCATTGCCGTATCTGCTTGGTGAGGATACAGGATGTGATTTCTGTGCCTGCAAAGATATCTGCGGATTTGACCAGCGGATTGAAGGGTGTGAATACCGTCAGTTGCAGAAATATTCACTGGAAGAAGCAGTCGAATGTATGAAGGAAAAGCTGGGAATAAAGAAAAGTCAGAAATAA